A stretch of Chloroflexota bacterium DNA encodes these proteins:
- a CDS encoding iron-containing alcohol dehydrogenase has translation MLVDRVFTLDTSSIKVGPGAISEIGFEAARLGIRRAMVITDPVVAQLDFFSDAIAGLKSGGVETEVFDEVAVEPTDSSMQHAVSAAQSAHCDGFVSIGGGSSMDTAKVANLYSVFPAEFDTYVNQPIGRGAPVPGQLRPHIAVPTTAGTGSETTGVAIFDYAELNAKTGIAHRALRPTVGIIDPAATATLPPMVAAASGLDVLSHALESLTAIPFGQREAPSEPGMRPAYQGANPISDIWSTASIGLVGSHIVTAIEDPSDSGARLQMMLAAAYAGIGFGNAGVHLPHGMSYPVSSMVRNYQPSGYPPGKPIIPHGISVVLNSPAVFRWTASADPSRHLEAARLMGAAVAGVDHADAGALLAETVIALMRRLELPSGLAAIGFGPDDIPALVEGTLPQHRVTKLSPRPAGRDDLAGLFSDAMSYW, from the coding sequence ATGCTAGTAGACCGAGTATTCACCCTGGACACCTCATCGATCAAGGTGGGGCCGGGGGCGATATCCGAGATTGGCTTCGAGGCCGCGCGGCTGGGGATCCGCCGGGCGATGGTCATCACCGATCCGGTGGTGGCCCAGCTCGATTTCTTCAGCGATGCCATCGCCGGTCTCAAGTCAGGCGGGGTGGAGACGGAAGTCTTCGACGAGGTCGCGGTCGAACCCACCGACAGCTCCATGCAACACGCGGTCTCCGCGGCACAATCGGCCCACTGCGACGGATTCGTATCGATCGGGGGCGGTTCCAGCATGGACACCGCCAAGGTCGCCAATCTTTATTCCGTATTCCCGGCCGAATTCGACACCTACGTGAATCAGCCGATCGGCCGGGGCGCGCCGGTGCCCGGCCAATTGCGGCCGCACATCGCCGTCCCGACCACCGCCGGCACCGGTTCGGAGACAACCGGAGTGGCGATATTCGACTACGCCGAACTGAACGCCAAGACCGGGATCGCGCACCGTGCCCTGCGTCCGACGGTGGGCATCATCGACCCGGCCGCGACCGCAACGCTGCCGCCGATGGTTGCGGCGGCCTCCGGGTTGGACGTACTCTCGCACGCCCTCGAATCGCTCACCGCGATACCGTTCGGGCAGCGCGAGGCGCCGTCCGAACCGGGTATGCGGCCGGCCTACCAGGGCGCCAATCCGATTTCCGATATCTGGTCCACCGCCTCGATCGGCCTGGTCGGCTCCCACATCGTGACTGCGATCGAAGACCCTTCCGATTCCGGGGCCCGCCTGCAGATGATGCTGGCGGCCGCTTACGCCGGAATCGGCTTCGGCAACGCCGGAGTCCACCTTCCCCACGGAATGTCCTACCCGGTCTCGAGCATGGTCCGCAATTACCAGCCGTCAGGATATCCGCCCGGCAAGCCAATAATCCCGCACGGTATTTCGGTCGTGCTCAATTCGCCGGCGGTTTTCCGCTGGACCGCATCGGCCGACCCGTCCAGGCACCTGGAGGCGGCCCGCCTTATGGGAGCCGCCGTGGCCGGGGTTGACCACGCTGACGCCGGCGCGCTGCTGGCCGAAACCGTCATTGCCCTCATGCGACGGCTGGAATTGCCCAGCGGCCTGGCCGCGATTGGATTCGGGCCCGACGACATACCGGCGCTGGTCGAGGGCACCCTGCCGCAGCACCGTGTGACCAAGCTCTCGCCGCGGCCGGCCGGACGCGATGATCTGGCCGGATTGTTCAGCGACGCGATGAGTTACTGGTAG
- a CDS encoding YbaB/EbfC family nucleoid-associated protein, with the protein MQMMRKMQRQMEKIQQELESTRIETSAGGGLVKVVINGQQDIESISISPDAVDPEDVELLEDLVLAAVNDAVGESRSVAARKMSALTGGMKIPGLSM; encoded by the coding sequence ATGCAGATGATGCGCAAGATGCAGCGCCAGATGGAGAAGATCCAACAGGAGCTGGAATCGACCCGGATCGAGACCAGCGCCGGCGGCGGGCTGGTCAAGGTCGTCATCAACGGCCAGCAGGATATCGAATCAATCAGCATCTCGCCGGATGCGGTCGATCCGGAGGACGTCGAACTTCTGGAGGACCTGGTGCTGGCCGCGGTCAACGATGCCGTCGGCGAATCGCGATCGGTGGCGGCACGCAAGATGAGCGCGCTGACCGGGGGCATGAAGATTCCCGGGCTTTCCATGTGA
- the recR gene encoding recombination protein RecR, giving the protein MLDAQLPGPLRELIERFTALPGVGAKTATRYAMHLLRSHPGTAAALASAIGNLSEQVFECSVCRNYADSQRCRYCTDPDRQDRVLCVVEDPLDLLALEQSGSYEGRYFVLHGVLSPIDGVGPADLQIGRLRDLVRERSVSEVIVATNASIEGDATASEIARQLEGDSCRVTRLARGLATGGDIEFVDARTLAMALEARRPV; this is encoded by the coding sequence ATGCTTGACGCACAACTTCCGGGGCCGCTGCGCGAGTTGATCGAACGATTCACCGCACTGCCCGGCGTCGGGGCCAAGACCGCGACCCGCTACGCGATGCACCTATTGCGTTCCCATCCGGGGACCGCCGCCGCGCTGGCGTCGGCAATCGGCAACCTGAGCGAGCAGGTGTTTGAGTGCTCGGTCTGCCGCAACTACGCCGATTCGCAGCGCTGCCGCTACTGCACCGATCCCGATCGCCAGGACCGCGTGCTATGCGTCGTCGAAGACCCGCTGGACCTGCTCGCCCTGGAGCAGTCCGGGAGCTACGAGGGTCGTTACTTCGTCCTGCACGGGGTGCTCTCGCCGATCGACGGGGTGGGTCCGGCCGACCTGCAAATCGGCCGGCTCAGGGATCTGGTCCGCGAGCGTTCGGTTTCCGAGGTCATCGTGGCGACCAACGCCTCGATCGAGGGCGACGCGACCGCCAGCGAAATAGCGCGCCAGCTGGAGGGCGACTCGTGCCGGGTCACGCGCCTGGCGCGCGGTCTGGCCACCGGCGGAGATATTGAATTCGTCGATGCCCGAACCCTGGCGATGGCCCTGGAAGCCCGGCGACCGGTTTAG
- a CDS encoding TerC family protein, producing the protein MLATGRCPDRFAVPGSEPGRTQHRFPRLRGPLALPFAPSVDGELLGSILQIIVIDLVLSGDNAILIGVVASSLSGSERRNAIIIGAGTATVLRVGLAAVATQLLALPFLAAAGGLALFWVGWRLLTMDKSDHSGGRKAGSFRQAIGLILLADVVMSLDNILSVAGAAHGNVGLLIFGLALSIPLLFVGSGLIAHFTGRFPILIYIGAAVIFRIGVVLIVEDSAVHDFLGQNFFLEVLLPWIAAFAGPLLYVAVSKIRNRPVNPLWVSRD; encoded by the coding sequence ATTTTGGCAACCGGCCGGTGCCCTGACCGGTTTGCAGTGCCGGGCTCAGAGCCGGGTCGAACCCAGCACCGTTTCCCCAGACTCCGAGGTCCCTTAGCCTTGCCCTTCGCCCCATCCGTCGATGGCGAGCTGCTCGGCAGCATCCTGCAAATCATCGTCATCGACCTGGTCCTGTCCGGCGACAACGCAATCCTGATCGGGGTGGTCGCGTCCAGCCTGAGCGGCAGCGAGCGCCGCAACGCGATCATTATCGGCGCCGGAACGGCCACGGTGCTGCGGGTCGGCCTGGCGGCGGTCGCCACCCAGCTGTTGGCGTTGCCGTTCCTGGCCGCGGCCGGGGGGCTGGCCTTGTTCTGGGTGGGCTGGCGGCTGCTGACGATGGACAAGTCCGACCATTCCGGGGGCCGCAAGGCCGGATCGTTCCGCCAGGCGATCGGCCTGATCCTGCTTGCCGACGTCGTGATGAGCCTGGACAACATCCTCTCGGTGGCCGGGGCGGCGCACGGAAACGTCGGCCTGTTGATTTTTGGCCTGGCGTTGTCGATCCCGCTGCTGTTCGTGGGGTCGGGACTGATCGCCCACTTCACCGGCCGTTTCCCGATCCTCATTTACATCGGTGCGGCGGTCATCTTCCGCATCGGGGTCGTGCTCATCGTCGAGGACTCGGCCGTGCACGATTTCCTGGGACAGAACTTCTTCCTGGAGGTCCTGCTCCCCTGGATCGCCGCTTTTGCCGGGCCGCTCCTCTACGTGGCCGTGTCCAAGATCCGCAACCGGCCGGTAAATCCGCTGTGGGTGTCGCGCGACTAG
- a CDS encoding NIPSNAP family containing protein, whose translation MVVELREYKTLPGQRQNWVDYMEEVIIPFQRAKGMTIVGSFVGSEDENTYVWIRTFADESERTRLYAAVYQTPEWEDEISLRVAEMLDRDRIKVTLLDPTPASAIG comes from the coding sequence ATGGTCGTCGAACTGCGCGAGTACAAGACCCTTCCGGGGCAGCGCCAGAACTGGGTCGATTACATGGAGGAAGTGATCATTCCCTTCCAGCGCGCGAAGGGAATGACGATCGTCGGCAGCTTCGTTGGCTCCGAGGACGAAAACACCTACGTCTGGATCCGGACCTTCGCCGACGAGTCCGAGCGCACCCGGTTGTATGCGGCCGTCTACCAGACTCCCGAATGGGAGGACGAGATTTCGCTGAGAGTCGCCGAGATGCTCGACCGGGACCGGATCAAGGTGACGCTGCTGGATCCGACGCCGGCCTCGGCGATCGGATAG
- a CDS encoding C-terminal binding protein: MVQRRDELLVAAVPRALLTDTFWVGTRIEDEVLGGAGIEYKIAPSGDEATLVEMARDCDAILTVFAKTTAAVIRSPADLRVVARYGVGVDNIDVSAATARGVPVTYIPDYCTEEVAGHALALLLGLNRALLKTHRGLIEGGFGVGLAKPVWRLSGLRLGIVGFGRCGRQLGRISAGLGMEIVACDPGFPTGAADPETGARFVSLDDIIATADMISLHVPLRPDTHHLFSDAEFAAMKDSAYLVNTSRGPVVDTVALARALEQGRIAGAGLDVYETEPLEPDHPLRTAPNTILTSHTAFYSETSLEENRRRAAQSVVDVLAGREPDHIANPDFAEGGKGRSRS; this comes from the coding sequence ATTGTTCAGCGACGCGATGAGTTACTGGTAGCCGCCGTGCCGCGGGCTCTTTTGACCGACACGTTCTGGGTGGGCACCCGGATCGAGGACGAGGTCCTGGGCGGGGCCGGCATCGAATACAAGATCGCCCCCAGCGGCGACGAGGCGACCCTGGTCGAAATGGCCCGCGACTGCGACGCGATCCTGACCGTTTTCGCCAAGACGACGGCGGCCGTCATTCGATCGCCCGCCGACCTGCGGGTCGTGGCCCGCTACGGGGTCGGCGTGGACAACATCGACGTGTCCGCCGCCACCGCGCGCGGCGTGCCGGTCACCTACATCCCCGACTACTGCACCGAGGAGGTCGCCGGGCACGCGCTGGCGTTGCTGCTGGGCCTGAACCGCGCCCTGCTAAAGACCCACCGCGGCCTTATCGAGGGAGGTTTCGGAGTCGGTCTGGCCAAGCCAGTCTGGCGCCTGTCAGGGCTGCGCCTGGGGATCGTCGGTTTCGGGCGTTGCGGCAGGCAGCTGGGCCGGATCTCGGCCGGATTGGGGATGGAGATCGTCGCCTGCGACCCGGGCTTCCCGACCGGCGCCGCCGACCCCGAGACCGGCGCCCGCTTCGTCTCCCTGGACGATATCATCGCAACCGCCGACATGATCAGCCTGCACGTACCGCTGCGACCCGATACTCACCATCTTTTCTCCGACGCCGAATTTGCGGCAATGAAAGACAGCGCTTATCTGGTCAACACCTCCCGGGGGCCGGTGGTAGACACCGTCGCCTTGGCCAGAGCGCTGGAGCAGGGCCGGATCGCCGGCGCGGGGCTGGATGTTTACGAAACCGAACCGCTAGAACCGGACCACCCGCTGCGGACGGCGCCGAACACGATCCTGACTTCGCACACCGCTTTCTACTCCGAGACCTCGCTGGAGGAAAACCGGCGGCGCGCCGCTCAGAGCGTGGTTGACGTCCTGGCCGGCCGAGAGCCCGACCACATCGCCAACCCCGACTTTGCCGAGGGCGGCAAGGGTCGCTCCCGCAGCTAG
- the dnaX gene encoding DNA polymerase III subunit gamma/tau, giving the protein MCASILAGDSLRALYNKYRPQRFADVAGQRHVVRILQNALVHKRVSHAYLFSGERGTGKTTVGRILAKALNCQRGIQPEPCNDCEHCRSVGNESFLDLIEIDAASHTSVNDIRDLREKVRYRPASGRYKVYLIDEVHQLSRSAYNAFLKTLEEPPDHAVFILATTDPHRVLPTVRSRCQHLRFKRIDHAQMIGQLERIVGLEEAMADDQALALIARNAEGSLRDALGLLEQGLAYAENRLTERQMRELLGTAGYEGVSIVAAAIARGSVGDAMTALAQSIDDGADPTALHRQLVGFFRAVLMLLTSRNESILGQYSADELAVLREVANNFARIRQPLAVVEALTERPPLTAARPPQLDLELAIVQAALATGAEDALQPLPAVEAPTVKTAAPSYPAPAAEPDPQARPEPAGAAANAPAAGLEPSPKPSVDPGTGPEPEPEPEPEPAPPPGTGDSDLLERFEAVRERFIALVREWDPTVQGQFLGAPARMEGSALVLGIRQQFALDRLDSPAKRAGLEQIAQTALGEPVELRLEHVPSDSGGEAYTARIARAAGELLGAREIKDV; this is encoded by the coding sequence ATGTGCGCTTCCATACTGGCCGGGGATTCGCTGCGGGCGCTGTACAACAAATACCGGCCGCAGCGGTTCGCCGACGTCGCCGGACAGCGCCACGTCGTGCGGATCCTGCAGAACGCGCTGGTGCACAAGCGTGTATCGCACGCCTACCTTTTCTCAGGCGAGCGGGGCACCGGCAAGACCACGGTCGGCCGGATCCTGGCCAAGGCTCTCAACTGCCAGCGCGGCATCCAGCCCGAACCCTGCAACGACTGCGAACACTGTCGCAGCGTCGGCAACGAGTCCTTTCTGGATCTGATCGAGATTGACGCGGCCAGCCACACTTCGGTAAACGACATCCGCGACCTGCGCGAGAAGGTCCGCTACCGCCCGGCCTCGGGCCGTTACAAGGTCTACCTGATCGACGAGGTGCACCAGCTCTCGCGCTCGGCCTACAACGCGTTCTTGAAGACCCTGGAAGAACCCCCCGACCACGCGGTTTTCATCCTCGCGACCACCGATCCGCACCGTGTCCTGCCGACCGTGCGGTCCCGGTGCCAGCACCTGCGCTTCAAGCGCATAGACCACGCGCAGATGATCGGCCAACTGGAGCGCATCGTTGGACTCGAGGAAGCGATGGCCGACGACCAGGCGCTGGCGCTGATCGCCCGCAACGCCGAAGGCAGCCTGCGGGATGCGCTGGGCCTGCTGGAACAGGGCCTTGCCTACGCCGAAAACCGCCTGACCGAGCGCCAGATGCGCGAGCTTCTGGGCACGGCCGGTTACGAAGGCGTCAGCATCGTCGCGGCCGCGATCGCGCGCGGGTCGGTCGGCGACGCGATGACCGCCCTGGCCCAATCGATCGACGACGGGGCCGATCCGACCGCACTGCACCGCCAGCTGGTCGGATTTTTCCGCGCAGTCCTGATGCTCTTGACCAGCCGCAACGAGTCGATCCTGGGCCAGTACTCGGCCGACGAGCTGGCGGTCCTGCGCGAGGTCGCCAACAACTTCGCGCGGATCCGGCAACCCCTGGCAGTGGTGGAAGCGTTGACCGAACGCCCGCCGCTCACGGCGGCCCGGCCTCCGCAGCTAGACCTTGAATTGGCGATCGTGCAGGCGGCCCTGGCCACCGGCGCCGAGGACGCGCTCCAGCCGTTGCCGGCGGTCGAAGCGCCCACAGTAAAAACCGCCGCTCCCTCCTACCCGGCGCCAGCCGCAGAACCGGACCCGCAGGCCCGGCCAGAACCCGCGGGGGCGGCCGCCAACGCCCCGGCCGCCGGACTCGAGCCATCACCCAAACCATCGGTGGACCCCGGGACCGGGCCCGAGCCGGAACCGGAACCCGAGCCGGAGCCTGCTCCGCCCCCGGGAACCGGCGATTCGGATCTGCTGGAACGATTCGAAGCGGTGCGAGAACGGTTCATCGCCCTGGTCCGCGAATGGGACCCTACCGTACAGGGACAGTTTCTGGGCGCCCCGGCCCGGATGGAGGGTTCCGCGTTGGTGCTGGGGATCCGGCAGCAGTTCGCGCTCGACCGGCTCGACAGCCCGGCCAAGCGGGCCGGCCTGGAGCAGATCGCCCAGACCGCGCTCGGAGAACCGGTCGAGTTGCGGCTCGAGCATGTTCCGAGCGATTCGGGCGGCGAGGCGTACACTGCCAGAATCGCCAGGGCTGCCGGTGAATTGCTGGGCGCCCGCGAAATCAAAGACGTATGA